The segment GCCCAGGGCGACGGCGATGAACGGGCCCCACTCGGCGGTGATCTCGAGGTTCAGCAGGTCCGCGAAGAACTCAGCGGACTCCCGGTTGTCCCGGGCGTGGACGATCGTGTGGTTCAACTCGACTGACAAGGAATGCCTCCGAAGGCATGTCCCGACACCTCCATGTCTCACCCAGCCGGTGACCGACACGCGATGCTGTCGTGGACCCTAGCCTTGATCCATTCCGTGGGTCAACAGCAGCCGGTCGACCAGTCCGTCGACATACTCCGGGGCGAGCGGGACCATGCCGAACAGGACACGGACATACATCGGGGCCAGGACGTGGTCGAGCACCTCGAACGCGTCGAGCCCGTCGGCGGTGTCCTCGCCGCGCTCGCGGGCGCGGTCGAGCACGGACTGCAGTTGCCGGGTGCGTTCGGCGCGGAGCTCCTGGCCCGCCCGCACTCCCTGCTCGCCGCTGCCGGACAGGGCGACGGCCAGGTGCAGCACCGCCGGGCCGTCGGGCCCGGTGATCTCGCGGGCCACCTGGGCCGCGTACGTGCGCAGGTCGCCGGCCAGGCTCCCGGTGTCGGGCATCGGCGAGCGCGCGTCGAGGCGGGTGAGCGCCACGTCGGTGAGCAGCTTCTCCAGGCCGCCCCACCGTCGGTAGATGCTGCTGTCCGCCACGCCCGCGCGGGCCGCGACCTCGCCGACGGTGAAGTTCCCGTAGCCGCGTTCGCCGATCAGCTCGGTGACGGCCTGGTGCACCTGGGCGCCGACGCGGGCGCTGCGCCCGCCGGGGCGCCTGGCTTGCTGTCGCTCGTTCACACCACCACCTTAACGCAGTTGCTGCTTGCTTTTGTGGTGCGGACCCCCTACAGTCCTGTTAACGCAGTCGCAGACTGCGTTAGGCGGCTGGAGCGTACCGGCACCCGCGCCGCATCCGGTCGGATGCGGGCAACGACCGATAGGAGAACCCTTTGACGGAAGCGCACGTGGCCACGGACAGGCGACCGAACCGGGCCGTCCTGCTCACGGTGACCTGCCTGGGCCAGTTCATGGTCCTGCTCGACAACACGGTCGTCGGAGCGGCACTGCCCGACATGCAGCAGCGGCTGCACACCCAGTTGACCGGCCTGCAGTGGATCGTCGACGCGTACGTCCTGCTGGTCGCCATGCTGCTGCTGTCCGGCGGGATCTTCGCCGACCGCTTCGGCCGCAAGCGGGTGTACCTGACCGGCGTGGCGGTGTTCACCGCCGCCTCCGTGCTGTGCAGCCTCGCGCCCTCGCTCGGCTGGCTGGTCGTCGGCCGGGTGCTGCAGGGCGTCGGGGCGGCGGCGCTGAGCCCGGCCTCGCTGGCCCTGCTCGTCGCCGCCCATCCCGTGCCGCAGGAGCGGATCAGGGCGATCGGGCTGTGGGCCGGACTCAGCGGGATCGGCCTGGCCGCGGGCCCGGTGGTCGGCGGCGTGCTGACGGACGCCTTCGGCTGGCCCGCGATCTTCCTGGTCAACCTGCCCGTCGGCGCGGTCCTGCTGCTGGTCGGCCTGCGCCACCTCGACGAGTCCCGCAATCCGGGCGCCCCCGCGGTCGACGTCCCGGGGACGGTGCTCTCCGTGCTGGGCGTGGGAGCGCTGACCTACGGGCTGATCGAGGGCGGCGCCCGCGGTTGGCTGTCGCCGGTGGTCCTGGGGAGCTTCGCCGCCGCGGCGGTCCTCCTCGCCGCCTTCGTCGCCGTGGAGGCGCGCGCCTGCGCCCCGATGCTCCCGCTGCGGCTGTTCCGGCAGCGGCTGTTCACCGTCTCCAACACCGCCATGGGCGTGGTGGGGTTCGCGCTCATGGGCTCGTCGTTCTTCTTCTCCCAGTTCTTCGTGTCCGTCCAGGGCAGCTCGGTCCTGCGCGCCGGCCTGCAGACCCTCCCCGCCACCCTCGCCATGGTGCTCGTCAGCCCGTACGCGGGCCGGCTCGCCGCCCGGTACGGCTTCCGCGCCGTGGTCACCACCGGTCTGGCCCTGGCGGGCCCGGGACTGCTGGCGCTCGGCACGGTGCACGCCGACACCGGCTACGGGAACGTGTGGTGGCGGCTGGCCGTCGTCGGCGCCGGCTTCGGCCTGGCCCTGTCCCCGCTGACCGGCGCCGCCGTCCAATCGGTCGGCCCGCAGGAGGGCGGCCTCGCCTCCGGCATCAGCAGCACCACCCGGCAGATCGGCGCGGTGCTCGGCGTGGCACTGCTGGGAGCGGTCGTCCGCACCAGGCAGGCCGGCGGCGCCCCCTTCGAGACCGGTCTCGACGACGCCTTCCTCGTCGCCGGCGCCGTCACCTCCGCCACCGCCGTGCTCACCGGCCTGTGGCTGGCGAAGGCCAAGCCCGCGGAGCCGGAGCCCGCGGAAGGACGCGCGACCCCGCAGCGCTCCACCGGCCCCGGCCCCGACACGGTCACCGCCTCGGGCAGGGCGTCCGCCGGCAGCCCGAGCTAGACCGGCCTCCTCCCCGCCCGTCCCCGCCGCACCCGGCCACCCCCTTCCCCGAGGAGAAGCACCTTGTCGCCCGACCCGACCACCCTCCACCCGCTGCCCGCCCACCAACGCGTGGTGTTCCTCGAACCCCTCGTCACCTCGCCGACCATCGACGTGGGCGCGTACACGTACTACGACGACCCGGACGGCGCCACGGAGTTCGAGCACCGCAACGTCCTCTACGCCTACGGCCCCGAGAAGCTGGTCATCGGCAAGTACTGCGCGATCGCCTCCGGCACCCGGTTCCTCATGGCCGGCGCCGAGCACCCGACGACGGGGGTGTCCACCTACCCGTTCACCATGTTCGGCGGCCGGTGGGCCGAAGAGACCCTGGACATCGTCACCGCCATGCCCAGCCGCGGTGACACGGTCGTCGGCAACGACGTCTGGTTCGGCTACCAGGCCACCGTCATGCCCGGCGTGCGCATCGGGGACGGCGCGATCATCGCGGCCGGAGCCGTGGTCACCGCCGACGTCCCGCCCTACACGATCGTCGGCGGCAACCCGGCCAGGACGATCCGCCGGCGCTTCGACGACGCCGACGTCGAACGGCTGCAGCGCGCCGCCTGGTGGGACTGGCCGGCGGACCTCGTCACCGAACACGCCCGCACCATCATGGCCGGAACCCCGGCCGACATCGCCCGCATCGCCGCCGAGCACGCCCTGGAGAAGCCCCTGTGACCCGTGTGAACCGTGTGACCGTCGAAGAGCACCCCGTGGCCGACCGCGCGGCCGGCCCCTACGCCCTCACCACCGGGCCGGACGACGCCCTGTGGTTCACCCTCGTCCACAGCGGCCGGATCGGCCAGATCGTCCCCGGCAGGCAACCGACGAGCCACCGGCTCGACCCCGACTGCGGACCGACCGTCATCACCCCCGGCCCGGACGGCGCCCTGTGGTTCACCGAGTACCGGGCGCACCGGATCGGCCGGATCACCACCGACGGCGACGTCACCGAGTTCGACCTGCCCGCCCCGGGCTGCGGGCCCTTCGGCATCGCGGCCGGGCCCGACGGCGCGCTCTGGTTCACCGAGACCGCCGCCGACCGGATCGGCCGGATCACCGTCGACGGCGACGTCACCGAGTTCCCGCTCCCCGTCACCGGCGCGTTCCCGTCCGCGATCACCGCCGGCGACGACGGCGGGATGTGGTTCACCCTCAACCAGGCCAACGCCATCGGGCGGATCGACAGGGGCGGCGCCGTCACCCTCCACCCCCTGCCGACCGAGGCGGCGGCACCGGTGGGCATCGCCGCAGGCCACGACGGCGCGCTGTGGTTCGTCGAGATCGCCGCCGGCCAGATCGGCCGGATCACCCCCGAGGGGAAGATCACCGAATTCCCCCTGCCCGACCGCACCGCGCGCCCGCACGCCGTCACCGTCGACGGACAGGGCACCGCGTGGTTCACCGAATGGGGCGCCAACCGCGTCGGCGCCATCACCCCCGACGGCGCCATCACGACCTACGACCTGCCCACCCCCGGCTCCGAGCCCCACGGCATCACCGTCGGCCCCGACGGCGCCCTCTGGACCGCGCTCGAGATCGGCGCACTCGCCCGCATCACCCCGGCCGGCGAAAGCACCTGAACCCGCCCTCCCTTCCCCACCGTCAACAGCGGTCGCCCGTACGGCGACCGGAGAGGAGCTCCCGTGAAATTCGCACTCGTGATCTTCGAGACCGACGAGTCCCGCCGCCGGATCCAGGCCGACCGGGCCGCGTACCGCAAGGAGTACGAAGGCTGGATCGGCGACCTCGCCGCAGCCGGGAAGCTGGTCGGCGGCGACGCCCTGGAGACCGAGCACACCGCCCCCGCGACGGTGCGCACCGCGGCCGACGGGACGACGACGGTCACCGACGCGCCCGCGCACACCGGCGAGGAGACCCTCGGCGGCTGGTTCGTCGTCGAGGTCGCCGACCGCGCCGAAGCCCTCGAACTGGCCAGGAGCCTGCCCACCCCGGAGACCGTCGAGGTCCGGCCGATCCTCGAATCCGCCTGAACAACACGGCCCTGCGGCAACGGGAGCACCACGCTCCACGGCATCGGCATCGGCATCGGCATCGGCAACAGGAGGAGGCCCGCCTTCCACCGGAAGGCGGGCCTCCTCGCAGATCCACGACCACCTGGCTTCGAGCACGAGTCGTGACGGCCGCAGCGAGCTCGCAGGAGTTCCTCGAACAGCTCGGTGGACGGATCACCAACCGGCCCCGATCACCGGCCGAAGCGCGGACCGCGCTGTTCACCGTCGGGTGACGCCGTTCCCGGCGGACGTCCGCAGCACTCAAGACCGCCGACTGCTGCCCGGACCAAGGCCGGCAGAAGATCCGCTACGTCCGGTCGAACCGAACTGGTACTGAGAGCAACGAACATGACGACGAGCAGGGCGCGAGCAGGCCGACGGCTCGCCGTGGCAGCACTCCTGGGAACGCTCGGCTGGGCTTGCGCCAAGTACGGCCACGGCGCCTATCCCGACGCGGTCCCGCGGCGGCTGAGCCACTGCCTGAGCGCCGCTCCGGTACCGGCCACGGCCTGGATCGCTTCGACTGGCCCCGGTGGAACACCGACCGCCATCACGGCCACCCGCGCCGCCACGGGGTACCGCGCCCCGGGCATTCGCCGCCCGAGCCGACGCCGTCCGAACCGCCGCCAGTCCCATTTCGGACCAACAGGCATCGCAGCCAAGCCAGTTGACTGCCCCCTTCCCCGGGGCCGGTCCTCCTGAGCAACAAGGCCGGCACCCTGCCGAACGCGACCCGTCGCCGACCGTGCACGAGGTCGCCGGAAGCCCTCACCACTACCGGCAAGTGCATTCCTTCTATTCGTATAGTGACTGCCATGCAATTGGATCTGAACCTGCTCACCGCTCTGGACGCGCTGTTGGAAGAGGGCAGCGTGGCCGGGGCCGCGGACCGGCTGCACGTCACCGCGCCGGCGATGAGCCGCTCGCTGGGCCGCATCCGCAAGGCCACCGGCGACCAGATCCTGGTGCGGACCGGACGCCACATGACGCCCACCCCTCGTGCACTGGCCATGCGCACCGAGGTCCACGTCCTGGTGCAGCAGGCCCACCAACTGCTGTCCGCTCGTACGGACCTCGATCTGGCGGGCCTGGAACGGGTGTTCACCGTTCGCCTGCACGACGCCCTCACCACCGCCTGCGGGACCGCCCTGGTCGCCGCGGTGCACCGCCAGGCCCCGAAGGTGAGGATGCGCCTCACGGTCGAGCCCGGCCACGACACCCCCGAGCTGCGTCGCGGCGAGGTCGATGTGGCCTCCAGCGCCGACCCCCCGCCCCAGCCCGACATCCGGCACCGCCTCATCGGCCGGGACCGGATCATCCTCGCCGTCCGAGCGGGCCATCCGCTCACCGAAGGGCCGATGACCGTCGAGCGGTACGCGGCGGCCGATCACGTGACCGTCTCCCGGCGCGGAAGCCTGCGCGACCGGGTCGACGACGTCGTCGCCGCCCTCGGCCACGAGCGCCGCGTCATCGTCTCCGCCCCCGCGACGGACACCGCCCTGCAACTCGCCCGTGACGCCGACGTCGTGGTGACCCTCCCCGACGCGGTCACCCGCTCCGCCCGCGACCAACTGGGCCTGACCACACTGCCGTTGCCGTTCGACCTGCCGCCCGTGCCGCTCTATCTGCTCTGGCACCAGCGCTACGACGACGACCCCGCCCACACCTGGCTGCTCGACCTGGCGACCCGGACCCTCCAGGGCCTGTTTGCCGCTTCGGAGGCTTCCGACCGGTAGCGCCCCGCCGGGCGTCGGGGCCGGCCGCCGCGCACGCGGGCCGGCCCCGTGACGTCGCGGCCGGTCAGTCGAGCAGGGCGGTCGCTTCGACCTCGACCAGGACGTCCGATTCGAAGAGGTGGTCGACGCCGATCAGGGAGGCCGGCGCCATGGGCAGGCGGAGCCCGATCCCGTCGGCGACGGATTTGGCTTTGTTCACGAGAACCGGCTCTGGCTCAACTTCCGTGGTGGCCCGGCAACCAAGCTCGCCAGCATCGACAACCAGCAGATCAGCGGCCTGCCCCCAGCTT is part of the Kitasatospora cineracea genome and harbors:
- a CDS encoding TetR/AcrR family transcriptional regulator, producing MNERQQARRPGGRSARVGAQVHQAVTELIGERGYGNFTVGEVAARAGVADSSIYRRWGGLEKLLTDVALTRLDARSPMPDTGSLAGDLRTYAAQVAREITGPDGPAVLHLAVALSGSGEQGVRAGQELRAERTRQLQSVLDRARERGEDTADGLDAFEVLDHVLAPMYVRVLFGMVPLAPEYVDGLVDRLLLTHGMDQG
- a CDS encoding MFS transporter; the protein is MTEAHVATDRRPNRAVLLTVTCLGQFMVLLDNTVVGAALPDMQQRLHTQLTGLQWIVDAYVLLVAMLLLSGGIFADRFGRKRVYLTGVAVFTAASVLCSLAPSLGWLVVGRVLQGVGAAALSPASLALLVAAHPVPQERIRAIGLWAGLSGIGLAAGPVVGGVLTDAFGWPAIFLVNLPVGAVLLLVGLRHLDESRNPGAPAVDVPGTVLSVLGVGALTYGLIEGGARGWLSPVVLGSFAAAAVLLAAFVAVEARACAPMLPLRLFRQRLFTVSNTAMGVVGFALMGSSFFFSQFFVSVQGSSVLRAGLQTLPATLAMVLVSPYAGRLAARYGFRAVVTTGLALAGPGLLALGTVHADTGYGNVWWRLAVVGAGFGLALSPLTGAAVQSVGPQEGGLASGISSTTRQIGAVLGVALLGAVVRTRQAGGAPFETGLDDAFLVAGAVTSATAVLTGLWLAKAKPAEPEPAEGRATPQRSTGPGPDTVTASGRASAGSPS
- a CDS encoding CatB-related O-acetyltransferase, which encodes MSPDPTTLHPLPAHQRVVFLEPLVTSPTIDVGAYTYYDDPDGATEFEHRNVLYAYGPEKLVIGKYCAIASGTRFLMAGAEHPTTGVSTYPFTMFGGRWAEETLDIVTAMPSRGDTVVGNDVWFGYQATVMPGVRIGDGAIIAAGAVVTADVPPYTIVGGNPARTIRRRFDDADVERLQRAAWWDWPADLVTEHARTIMAGTPADIARIAAEHALEKPL
- a CDS encoding virginiamycin B lyase family protein translates to MTVEEHPVADRAAGPYALTTGPDDALWFTLVHSGRIGQIVPGRQPTSHRLDPDCGPTVITPGPDGALWFTEYRAHRIGRITTDGDVTEFDLPAPGCGPFGIAAGPDGALWFTETAADRIGRITVDGDVTEFPLPVTGAFPSAITAGDDGGMWFTLNQANAIGRIDRGGAVTLHPLPTEAAAPVGIAAGHDGALWFVEIAAGQIGRITPEGKITEFPLPDRTARPHAVTVDGQGTAWFTEWGANRVGAITPDGAITTYDLPTPGSEPHGITVGPDGALWTALEIGALARITPAGEST
- a CDS encoding YciI family protein, whose product is MKFALVIFETDESRRRIQADRAAYRKEYEGWIGDLAAAGKLVGGDALETEHTAPATVRTAADGTTTVTDAPAHTGEETLGGWFVVEVADRAEALELARSLPTPETVEVRPILESA
- a CDS encoding LysR family transcriptional regulator; amino-acid sequence: MQLDLNLLTALDALLEEGSVAGAADRLHVTAPAMSRSLGRIRKATGDQILVRTGRHMTPTPRALAMRTEVHVLVQQAHQLLSARTDLDLAGLERVFTVRLHDALTTACGTALVAAVHRQAPKVRMRLTVEPGHDTPELRRGEVDVASSADPPPQPDIRHRLIGRDRIILAVRAGHPLTEGPMTVERYAAADHVTVSRRGSLRDRVDDVVAALGHERRVIVSAPATDTALQLARDADVVVTLPDAVTRSARDQLGLTTLPLPFDLPPVPLYLLWHQRYDDDPAHTWLLDLATRTLQGLFAASEASDR